A genome region from Pseudomonas anguilliseptica includes the following:
- a CDS encoding protein-glutamate O-methyltransferase: MQSGVWALQPLADMTVTEFRDWQTLLEERTGVVLNERRRAFLQTNLSARMRELGVMDYATYYRQVTDGPRGAVEWSTLLDRLTVQETRFFRHRPSFEVLESYLRERLQQGLTQPWELWSVGCASGEEPYSLAISASEVLRESEHPDHFGVTGTDISLNALSKARDGQYGARRLEQLDDDLCQRYFLAQDDGRFKVVPNLAARVCCARLNVLELAKAPMSGMDVIFCQNLLIYFRRWRRREILNRLAERLVPGGLLVVGVGEVAGWQHPELIPVADERVLAFTRKG; this comes from the coding sequence ATGCAGTCAGGCGTCTGGGCCTTGCAGCCTCTGGCAGATATGACAGTCACGGAATTTCGTGACTGGCAGACGCTGCTTGAGGAGCGTACCGGGGTTGTTCTCAATGAACGGCGCCGGGCGTTTCTGCAAACCAATCTGAGTGCGCGGATGCGCGAGCTGGGCGTGATGGATTACGCCACGTACTACCGGCAGGTAACCGACGGCCCCCGCGGTGCGGTGGAGTGGTCGACCCTGCTGGATCGGCTGACTGTGCAGGAAACCCGTTTCTTTCGTCATCGCCCTTCCTTTGAGGTGCTCGAAAGCTATTTGCGCGAACGTTTGCAGCAGGGCTTGACGCAGCCATGGGAGCTGTGGAGCGTTGGCTGTGCCAGCGGCGAAGAGCCTTATTCGCTGGCCATCAGCGCGTCCGAGGTCCTGCGTGAAAGTGAACACCCGGATCATTTCGGGGTAACAGGCACCGATATCAGCCTGAATGCCTTGAGCAAGGCGCGTGATGGCCAGTACGGCGCGCGCCGTCTGGAGCAGTTGGATGACGATCTGTGCCAGCGTTACTTCCTGGCCCAGGACGATGGACGTTTCAAAGTGGTGCCGAATCTGGCCGCGCGCGTGTGTTGCGCCCGGCTCAATGTGCTGGAGCTGGCTAAGGCACCGATGTCCGGTATGGACGTTATTTTTTGTCAGAACTTGTTGATCTATTTTCGTCGCTGGCGTCGCCGCGAGATCCTCAACCGCCTGGCTGAGCGCCTGGTGCCTGGAGGACTACTGGTGGTGGGAGTGGGCGAAGTGGCAGGTTGGCAGCATCCGGAGTTGATCCCGGTAGCCGACGAGCGAGTTCTGGCGTTTACCCGCAAGGGATAA
- a CDS encoding Hpt domain-containing protein, whose amino-acid sequence MGDRHDYVALEWVKGEIAETLKQARQALEAFVENPQDATRMRFCQTYVHQVLGTLQMVEFFGAALLAEEMEQLAGALIDGRVTNQGEALEVLMQSILQLPVYLDRIQTARRDLPMVVLPLLNDLRAARGEKLLSETSLFAPDMSGRTPALPHETIDQLRTAELPVLLRKLRQMLQMVLVGVIRSQDLPTNLGYMARVFARLENLCKDSPLGPLWQIASGVVEGLANGSVANGSSIRTLLRQVDKELKRLLEQGADGLNQAAPDELSKNLLFYVAKSSAQSPRVRNLKEQYRLDDALPDNDVVDEERARLAGPDRDAMRSVVAALCEELVRVKDSLDLFVRSDRTQVADLDALAAPLKQIADTLAVLGFGQPRKVIVDQLDVVNGLSKGQGQGQGEPSDAVLMDVAGALLYVEATLAGMVGPAQDGGREESHLPTTDVAQIHQLVIKEARNGLEQAKDAIIEFIASQWNHEHLARVPDLLTQVRGGLAMIPLQRAADLLNACNRYIQEQLLARKAVPNWQNLDTLADAITSVEYYLERLAEDHATQGDLILDVAEESLESLGYPLKEKPSILDRVEPPVESIAPLADPLDDMEVLSAEAEPTAEVEPSLESVVEEPLSLDLTDDFSAEFADLDSTTIEAPSGEAEWANEAPPADLELIDFSIDLPDAEPLPLADTQQEQLFIGEELQLGSFELDESDSPAKWNEAELAALELPEVELPSAPLSEEPEQAVAEKALSMADVMAAPVQAINPPAHDVPPSLLPPPADEEPIDEELLEVFIEEVGEVLETIGEYFPQWCADLDNKDALTEIRRAFHTLKGSGRMVRALVIGELGWSIENLLNRVLDRSIQPGAEVQQVIADVVALMPAQVDEFANKTQRQRDDVDHLGATAHALAKGRSLPKPQAPVELVAETEGSPVATDEVVEDEDGLDPQLLEIFRNEAEMHLDTLVGFLADCAQELPQPVTDDLQRALHTLKGSASMAGIQPMAEIASPLEKLVKEFKTNLIPMDLAEAELLSSAEKLFRLGLEQLESQPLAVLPGAAEFLERVQKLHSDRLEHAENSRQSDQGDKRDPQMISIFLAEGMDILLDAEDLLRKWREHPAERQELSSLLDELTTLGRGAEMAELPQIDELCEALLDLYGAVEDGRLAVSERFFSEAEQAHETLIGMMDQVAAGLQVSAAPERVTALRNLLMEALVPDTLALLSNNGDGGIEIVELADATAALEELSPVEPDELIEPLELDAPYVEELPAPAEAESEALAEPSAASLYDALDEEMVSIFLEEAVDILESAGQALERWLADTDNKAALSSLQRDLHTLKGGARMAEIRPIGDLAHELESLYEGLVDRRYSFSQPLANLLQQSHDSLAQLLEQLQVRAAMHSPQELIEAIRSFRQSGGQSLPVSPAISEPVAEAEAEAEAEAEAEAEAEAEAVPMIESFDLTEPEPAELPEIEDEIDFGSLADAPQEPMDSEPVVTETPEIDEFELPAVELDEPPLVDFAVENEVESAELPDTEPEPEPEPEPEPEPEPEPEPVAVAAAPAVFDDERDPELVEIFLEEGFDIIDSAGAALQRWMGDVNNSLELESLQRDLHTLKGGARMAEIREIGDLAHELEFLYEGLGQGRLCASQDLFTLLQACHDSLAEMLEAVRGKRGVPSGETLIETIKRFRANPDEQLSMPSAVALKAAETQQDDDAESDILDIFLEEGDDLLEAMEVAIGRWEADREDGAAIDDMLRILHTLKGGARLTGQKRLGDLTHSLEQHLTEAQAQGAPWPQSLFVDVQSGFEGLQQELDALRQRLNGSLVADTASQQAPAPVAEQAPRLAELSPPIVAASAMPAQELVAKVLPFVRRAEEAAQEAASRRAPQELVKVPAELLEGLVNLAGETSIFRGRVEQQVSDFGFTLSEMEATIDRVRDQLRRLDTETQAQILSRIEAEAERMGYEDFDPLEMDRHSQLQQLSRALFESASDLLDLKETLAARNRDAETLLLQQARVNSELQEGLMRTRMVPFDRLVPRLRRIVRQVSGELGKQVEFVVGNAEGEMDRTVLERIVAPLEHMLRNAVDHGIEAADVRRAAGKPEQGTIRLALGREGGDIVLTLADDGGGIRLEAVRRKAIERGLMDADSDLTDYEVLQFILEAGFSTAEKVTQISGRGLGMDVVHSEVKQLGGSMSIESIPGTGTTFTIRLPFTVSVNRALMVLSGEDLYAIPLNTIEGIVRVSPYELEAYYAPDAPRFEYAGQSYELRYLGDLLNNGQQPKLVGQSLPLPVILVRSKEHAVAVQVDSLAGSREIVVKSLGPQFAGVHGISGATILGDGRVVVILDLLATIRVLHAHLLTQQTPRLLKQSATAAEIEADRPTLVMVVDDSVTVRKVTSRLLERNGMNVLTAKDGVDAISQLQERKPDIMLLDIEMPRMDGFEVATLVRHDEGLKDLPIIMITSRTGEKHRERAMSIGVNEYLGKPYQESLLLETIQQLVGRHPVNRNE is encoded by the coding sequence ATGGGTGATCGGCACGATTATGTCGCCCTGGAATGGGTTAAGGGCGAGATCGCGGAAACCCTGAAGCAGGCGCGTCAGGCGCTGGAGGCGTTCGTCGAGAACCCCCAGGACGCTACGCGTATGCGTTTCTGCCAGACCTATGTGCATCAGGTGCTCGGCACCTTGCAGATGGTCGAGTTTTTCGGCGCGGCGCTGCTGGCTGAGGAAATGGAGCAGCTGGCCGGTGCCCTGATCGACGGCCGCGTGACCAACCAGGGCGAAGCTCTGGAAGTGCTGATGCAGTCGATTCTGCAGCTGCCGGTGTACCTTGACCGTATCCAGACTGCCCGCCGCGACCTGCCGATGGTCGTGCTGCCTCTGCTCAACGACCTGCGCGCTGCGCGTGGGGAAAAACTGCTGTCGGAAACCAGCCTGTTTGCCCCGGATATGTCCGGCCGCACGCCAGCGCTGCCCCATGAAACCATTGACCAGCTGCGCACCGCTGAACTACCGGTGTTGCTGCGCAAGCTGCGGCAAATGCTGCAAATGGTCCTGGTCGGGGTCATTCGCAGCCAGGACTTGCCGACCAATTTGGGTTATATGGCACGGGTTTTCGCACGCCTGGAAAACCTATGCAAGGACTCACCGCTCGGCCCGCTGTGGCAGATCGCCTCGGGCGTGGTCGAAGGACTGGCCAATGGCAGCGTGGCTAATGGCTCCTCGATTCGTACTCTGTTGCGTCAGGTCGATAAGGAACTCAAGCGCCTGCTCGAACAGGGCGCTGATGGCCTTAACCAGGCCGCTCCCGACGAGCTGAGCAAGAACCTGCTGTTTTATGTGGCCAAGTCGTCGGCGCAGTCGCCGCGCGTGCGCAACCTCAAAGAGCAATATCGTCTCGACGATGCGCTGCCGGACAACGATGTTGTCGACGAAGAGCGGGCTCGCCTGGCTGGTCCGGACCGTGACGCCATGCGTTCGGTGGTAGCGGCGCTGTGTGAAGAGCTGGTGCGGGTTAAGGACAGCCTCGATCTGTTCGTGCGCAGTGACCGTACCCAGGTCGCTGATCTGGATGCGCTTGCCGCACCCCTCAAGCAGATTGCCGACACCCTTGCGGTGTTGGGTTTCGGCCAGCCGCGCAAAGTTATTGTCGATCAGCTCGATGTAGTTAACGGTCTGTCCAAGGGCCAGGGCCAGGGCCAGGGCGAGCCGAGCGATGCGGTGCTGATGGATGTTGCCGGCGCTTTGCTCTATGTCGAAGCCACCCTGGCCGGCATGGTCGGCCCTGCACAGGACGGCGGACGTGAAGAAAGCCATCTGCCGACCACCGACGTTGCGCAGATTCACCAGCTGGTGATCAAGGAAGCGCGTAACGGTCTGGAACAGGCCAAAGACGCGATCATCGAATTTATCGCCTCGCAGTGGAATCACGAGCACCTGGCCCGTGTTCCCGATTTGCTGACTCAAGTGCGTGGCGGTCTGGCAATGATCCCGCTGCAGCGTGCCGCTGACCTGCTGAATGCCTGCAATCGCTATATTCAGGAGCAGCTGCTAGCGCGCAAGGCCGTGCCCAACTGGCAGAACCTCGACACCCTGGCGGATGCCATCACCAGTGTCGAGTACTACCTCGAGCGTTTGGCTGAAGACCATGCGACCCAAGGCGACCTGATTCTCGATGTGGCAGAAGAAAGCCTGGAAAGCCTGGGTTATCCGTTGAAAGAAAAGCCTTCGATTCTCGATCGTGTCGAGCCGCCAGTAGAGTCCATCGCGCCATTGGCTGATCCACTGGACGATATGGAAGTGCTCAGTGCCGAGGCGGAGCCAACAGCCGAGGTCGAGCCGAGCCTTGAGTCGGTTGTCGAAGAGCCCTTGTCCCTGGATCTGACTGATGATTTCAGTGCCGAGTTTGCCGATCTGGACTCGACAACGATTGAGGCGCCATCCGGTGAGGCTGAGTGGGCTAACGAAGCGCCGCCGGCTGATCTTGAACTGATTGATTTCAGTATCGACCTGCCTGATGCCGAGCCTCTGCCGCTCGCTGACACTCAGCAAGAACAGCTGTTCATCGGTGAAGAGCTGCAACTCGGCAGCTTTGAGCTTGATGAAAGTGACAGCCCGGCCAAGTGGAATGAAGCTGAACTGGCCGCCCTTGAGTTGCCAGAGGTCGAGCTGCCCAGTGCTCCGCTGAGCGAAGAGCCCGAGCAGGCTGTTGCCGAGAAAGCGTTGTCGATGGCGGATGTGATGGCCGCTCCGGTGCAGGCGATTAACCCGCCTGCCCACGATGTACCGCCAAGCCTACTGCCGCCCCCGGCTGATGAAGAACCGATCGATGAAGAGCTGCTGGAAGTCTTTATCGAAGAAGTGGGTGAGGTATTGGAAACCATTGGCGAGTACTTCCCGCAGTGGTGCGCCGACCTTGACAACAAGGATGCGCTGACCGAAATCCGCCGCGCCTTCCACACCCTCAAGGGCAGTGGGCGCATGGTCCGTGCTCTGGTGATTGGCGAGCTGGGCTGGTCGATTGAGAACCTGCTCAACCGCGTGCTCGACCGCAGTATTCAACCTGGGGCTGAGGTTCAGCAGGTGATCGCCGATGTGGTCGCGCTGATGCCGGCCCAGGTCGATGAATTTGCCAATAAAACGCAACGTCAGCGTGACGATGTTGATCATCTGGGCGCGACGGCGCACGCCTTGGCTAAAGGCCGAAGCCTCCCAAAACCTCAAGCCCCGGTTGAGCTGGTAGCGGAGACCGAGGGCAGTCCAGTTGCTACCGACGAAGTTGTTGAGGATGAAGACGGGCTAGATCCGCAGTTGCTGGAGATTTTCCGCAACGAAGCGGAAATGCACCTCGACACCCTGGTTGGCTTCCTGGCTGACTGTGCCCAGGAATTGCCGCAGCCGGTCACTGATGATCTGCAGCGTGCCCTGCACACCCTCAAGGGCAGTGCCTCGATGGCCGGTATTCAGCCGATGGCCGAGATTGCTTCGCCGCTGGAAAAGCTGGTCAAGGAATTCAAGACCAACCTGATCCCGATGGATCTGGCAGAAGCCGAACTGCTCAGCAGTGCCGAAAAACTCTTCCGTCTGGGTCTTGAGCAGCTGGAAAGCCAGCCGCTGGCCGTTTTACCGGGTGCTGCCGAGTTCCTTGAGCGCGTGCAGAAGCTGCACAGTGACCGCCTTGAGCATGCCGAAAACAGCCGCCAAAGTGATCAGGGTGATAAGCGCGATCCGCAGATGATCAGCATCTTCCTCGCCGAAGGCATGGATATCCTGCTGGATGCCGAGGATCTGCTGCGAAAATGGCGCGAGCACCCGGCCGAGCGTCAGGAACTGAGTTCCCTGCTGGACGAGCTGACCACCTTGGGCCGTGGCGCTGAGATGGCCGAATTACCGCAGATTGATGAACTCTGCGAGGCCCTGCTCGACCTCTATGGTGCGGTTGAAGACGGCCGCCTGGCGGTCAGCGAGCGCTTCTTCAGCGAAGCCGAACAGGCACATGAAACCCTGATCGGCATGATGGATCAGGTTGCTGCCGGGCTGCAGGTGAGTGCCGCTCCTGAGCGCGTGACCGCCCTGCGCAACTTGCTGATGGAGGCGCTGGTTCCAGACACCCTGGCGTTACTGTCGAACAACGGCGACGGCGGTATCGAGATTGTTGAGCTGGCTGATGCCACTGCCGCGCTGGAAGAGCTCAGCCCGGTTGAGCCAGATGAGCTGATTGAACCGCTTGAGCTCGACGCACCCTACGTTGAAGAACTGCCTGCGCCTGCTGAGGCCGAGAGTGAAGCGCTGGCCGAACCGTCGGCAGCTTCGCTTTACGACGCGCTTGACGAAGAAATGGTGTCGATCTTCCTCGAAGAAGCGGTCGATATCCTGGAGAGCGCCGGCCAGGCGCTGGAGCGCTGGTTGGCCGACACGGACAACAAGGCGGCGCTGTCCTCGCTGCAACGTGACCTGCATACCCTCAAGGGTGGTGCACGCATGGCCGAGATTCGCCCGATTGGCGATCTCGCTCATGAACTCGAATCCTTGTACGAAGGCCTGGTCGATCGCCGCTACAGCTTCTCGCAGCCACTGGCGAATCTGCTGCAGCAGAGCCATGACTCTCTGGCGCAACTGCTGGAGCAGCTGCAGGTGCGCGCCGCCATGCATTCGCCGCAGGAATTGATCGAAGCCATTCGCAGTTTCCGCCAGAGTGGCGGGCAAAGCTTGCCTGTGAGCCCGGCTATCTCCGAGCCTGTTGCCGAAGCCGAAGCCGAAGCCGAAGCCGAAGCCGAAGCCGAAGCCGAAGCCGAAGCCGAAGCCGTGCCGATGATCGAGTCGTTTGATCTGACAGAGCCTGAGCCTGCTGAGCTGCCAGAGATTGAAGATGAGATCGACTTTGGCAGCCTGGCCGATGCACCGCAGGAGCCAATGGATAGCGAGCCGGTGGTAACCGAAACGCCGGAAATCGACGAGTTCGAGTTACCCGCTGTAGAACTCGATGAGCCGCCATTGGTCGACTTTGCTGTTGAAAATGAAGTCGAGTCAGCTGAGCTCCCTGACACTGAGCCAGAGCCAGAGCCAGAGCCAGAGCCAGAGCCAGAGCCAGAGCCAGAGCCCGAACCGGTTGCGGTCGCTGCTGCGCCTGCCGTCTTTGATGACGAGCGTGATCCAGAGTTGGTGGAAATCTTCCTTGAGGAAGGTTTCGACATCATCGACAGCGCCGGTGCTGCGTTGCAACGCTGGATGGGCGACGTCAACAACAGCCTGGAGCTGGAGTCGCTGCAGCGTGATTTGCACACCCTCAAGGGTGGTGCACGTATGGCCGAAATCCGCGAGATTGGTGACCTGGCCCACGAGCTGGAATTCCTCTATGAAGGCCTTGGCCAAGGGCGTTTATGCGCCAGCCAGGACCTGTTTACTCTGCTTCAGGCGTGTCACGACAGCCTGGCCGAGATGCTCGAAGCGGTACGTGGCAAGCGCGGCGTGCCGAGTGGCGAGACGCTGATCGAAACCATCAAGCGCTTCCGTGCCAACCCGGATGAGCAACTGAGCATGCCGTCTGCGGTTGCTCTCAAGGCCGCCGAAACCCAGCAGGATGACGATGCCGAGTCGGACATCCTCGATATCTTCCTCGAGGAAGGTGATGACCTGCTGGAAGCCATGGAAGTCGCCATCGGTCGTTGGGAGGCTGACCGTGAGGACGGTGCCGCCATCGACGATATGCTGCGCATCCTGCATACCCTCAAAGGTGGTGCGCGTCTGACTGGGCAGAAGCGCCTGGGCGATTTGACCCACAGCCTCGAGCAGCACCTGACCGAAGCGCAAGCCCAGGGCGCGCCTTGGCCGCAGAGCCTGTTTGTCGACGTACAGTCAGGCTTCGAAGGCTTGCAGCAGGAGCTCGACGCGCTGCGTCAGCGTCTGAATGGCAGCCTGGTGGCCGATACGGCAAGCCAGCAAGCGCCTGCACCAGTGGCCGAGCAAGCCCCGCGCCTGGCGGAGCTGAGCCCCCCGATTGTTGCAGCCAGTGCCATGCCGGCGCAGGAGTTGGTGGCCAAGGTATTGCCGTTCGTCCGGCGTGCCGAAGAAGCTGCGCAGGAAGCTGCTTCGCGGCGTGCGCCGCAGGAGCTGGTCAAGGTGCCGGCCGAATTGCTTGAAGGTCTGGTCAACCTGGCCGGTGAGACCTCGATTTTCCGCGGACGGGTCGAGCAGCAGGTGAGTGACTTCGGTTTCACCCTGAGTGAGATGGAAGCCACCATCGACCGCGTGCGCGATCAGTTGCGTCGCCTCGATACCGAAACCCAGGCGCAGATCCTCAGCCGTATTGAGGCTGAGGCCGAGCGTATGGGCTACGAGGATTTCGACCCGCTGGAAATGGACCGTCACTCGCAGTTGCAGCAGCTTTCGCGTGCATTGTTCGAGTCCGCTTCCGACTTGCTCGACCTGAAAGAAACCCTGGCCGCGCGTAACCGCGATGCGGAAACCCTGCTGCTGCAACAAGCGCGGGTCAACTCCGAACTGCAGGAAGGCCTGATGCGCACGCGCATGGTGCCCTTCGACCGTCTGGTGCCGCGTCTGCGCCGTATCGTGCGGCAGGTTTCCGGTGAGTTGGGCAAACAAGTCGAGTTTGTCGTCGGCAACGCCGAAGGGGAGATGGACCGTACCGTACTCGAACGCATCGTCGCGCCGCTGGAACACATGCTGCGTAACGCGGTCGACCACGGCATCGAAGCTGCCGACGTGCGTCGTGCTGCCGGCAAGCCGGAGCAGGGCACCATTCGCCTGGCGCTGGGTCGTGAGGGCGGCGATATCGTTCTGACCCTGGCCGATGACGGCGGCGGTATTCGCCTGGAAGCGGTGCGGCGCAAGGCCATCGAGCGCGGCTTGATGGACGCCGACTCGGATCTGACCGACTACGAAGTGCTGCAGTTTATCCTTGAGGCCGGTTTCTCTACCGCCGAGAAAGTGACGCAGATATCCGGCCGTGGCTTGGGCATGGACGTGGTCCACTCCGAGGTCAAGCAGCTCGGCGGTTCGATGAGCATCGAGTCGATCCCGGGCACCGGCACCACCTTCACCATTCGCCTGCCGTTTACCGTGTCGGTCAACCGCGCGCTGATGGTGCTGTCGGGTGAAGACCTCTACGCCATTCCGCTGAACACCATCGAAGGTATCGTGCGGGTGTCGCCGTACGAGCTGGAAGCCTATTACGCTCCCGATGCGCCGCGCTTCGAGTACGCCGGGCAGAGCTATGAACTGCGTTACCTGGGCGACCTGCTGAACAATGGTCAGCAGCCCAAGCTGGTGGGCCAGAGCCTGCCGCTGCCGGTGATTCTGGTGCGCTCCAAGGAGCATGCCGTAGCTGTGCAGGTCGACTCCCTGGCTGGCTCGCGGGAAATCGTGGTGAAGAGCCTTGGCCCGCAGTTCGCCGGCGTTCACGGGATTTCCGGTGCGACCATCCTCGGTGACGGTCGTGTGGTGGTGATTCTTGACCTGCTGGCGACCATCCGTGTGCTGCATGCACATTTGCTTACCCAACAGACACCGCGTCTGCTCAAGCAGTCGGCAACGGCGGCGGAGATCGAAGCGGATCGGCCGACCCTGGTCATGGTGGTCGACGACTCGGTTACCGTACGCAAGGTCACCAGTCGTCTGCTCGAGCGTAACGGCATGAACGTGCTGACCGCCAAGGACGGAGTCGATGCCATCTCGCAGCTGCAGGAGCGCAAACCCGACATCATGCTGTTGGACATCGAAATGCCACGCATGGACGGCTTCGAAGTGGCAACCCTGGTACGCCATGATGAAGGCCTGAAAGACCTGCCGATCATCATGATTACCTCGCGTACCGGTGAAAAACACCGTGAGCGGGCCATGAGCATTGGCGTCAACGAGTACCTTGGTAAGCCTTACCAAGAGTCCTTGTTGCTTGAAACCATTCAGCAACTAGTGGGCCGCCACCCGGTAAACCGCAATGAGTGA
- a CDS encoding chemotaxis protein CheB — MSEKTAARIAVIADTSLQRHVLEQALTGSGYQVVMNSDPARLDQETLNACETDLWLVDLAQSEDLPLVDSLMESASAPVLFGEGHAPERHSENYPRWERRLFGKLKKLVGDPSQAVGPSLEALLAEAQRPSLLDLPAALADTPLVAGEPARQVWLLAASLGGPAAVKAFLDALPGGLPVGFVYAQHIDASFESALPQAVGRHSQWHVNPARHGDPVRCGEVVVVPISHELGFSDDGQMQISERGWPEPYSPSIDQMMLNLAQHFGALSGVIAFSGMGSDGSAAAAYVRRQGSVIWTQRADSCASPSMPDSLREGGYSSFSGDPRELAEALVNHLAEQCR; from the coding sequence ATGAGTGAGAAAACTGCAGCCCGCATCGCGGTGATCGCCGATACTTCGCTGCAGCGCCATGTGCTGGAGCAGGCGTTGACCGGCAGTGGCTATCAGGTGGTGATGAATAGTGACCCGGCGCGCCTTGATCAGGAAACTTTGAACGCCTGCGAAACTGACCTGTGGCTGGTTGACCTGGCACAGTCGGAAGACTTGCCGCTGGTCGACAGCCTGATGGAAAGCGCCTCGGCTCCGGTGCTGTTTGGCGAAGGCCACGCACCTGAGCGTCACTCGGAAAATTACCCGCGCTGGGAGCGGCGTCTGTTTGGCAAACTGAAGAAGCTGGTCGGCGATCCTTCTCAGGCCGTCGGCCCTAGCCTGGAAGCCTTGCTGGCTGAAGCGCAGCGGCCGTCGCTTCTGGATCTTCCGGCCGCGCTGGCGGATACCCCGCTGGTAGCCGGCGAGCCGGCGCGTCAGGTGTGGTTGCTGGCGGCCTCCCTGGGTGGCCCAGCTGCTGTAAAAGCCTTTCTCGATGCCTTGCCGGGCGGTCTGCCGGTGGGCTTTGTCTATGCCCAGCATATCGATGCAAGTTTCGAGAGCGCGCTGCCGCAAGCAGTGGGACGCCACAGCCAGTGGCATGTGAATCCGGCGCGGCATGGCGACCCGGTGCGTTGCGGTGAAGTAGTCGTAGTGCCGATCAGTCATGAACTGGGTTTCAGTGATGATGGCCAGATGCAGATTTCCGAGCGCGGCTGGCCTGAACCCTATAGTCCTTCGATCGATCAGATGATGCTTAATCTGGCCCAGCATTTTGGTGCGCTGAGCGGTGTAATCGCCTTCAGTGGCATGGGCAGCGACGGCAGTGCCGCAGCCGCCTATGTACGTCGCCAGGGCAGCGTGATCTGGACGCAGCGCGCGGACAGCTGCGCCAGCCCGAGTATGCCGGACAGCCTGCGTGAAGGCGGCTACAGCAGCTTCAGTGGTGATCCACGCGAGCTGGCCGAAGCGCTGGTCAATCACCTGGCCGAGCAGTGCCGATAA
- a CDS encoding chemotaxis protein CheW gives MSQAVATQNSANSLAGLLMPLTDRTLLLPNVAVAELIPYRAPQVSEGMPSWFLGQIAWRDLRLPLLSFEAASDGQVSVSPGSRVAVINALGGRPAVKFVAVLVQGIPRSIKVGAELERADVALSPLELDAVQFGEAVLRIPDLVGLEQKLADAGLI, from the coding sequence ATGAGCCAAGCCGTCGCCACGCAGAACAGCGCCAACAGCCTTGCCGGTCTGTTGATGCCGCTGACTGACCGTACTCTGCTGCTGCCCAACGTGGCGGTGGCCGAGCTGATCCCTTATCGCGCGCCACAGGTTAGTGAAGGCATGCCCAGCTGGTTCCTCGGGCAGATTGCCTGGCGTGATCTACGCCTGCCGCTGCTGTCGTTCGAAGCGGCATCGGATGGCCAGGTCAGCGTCAGCCCAGGCTCACGAGTGGCGGTGATCAACGCCCTCGGCGGCCGCCCAGCGGTTAAGTTTGTTGCCGTGCTGGTACAGGGCATTCCGCGCTCGATCAAGGTCGGTGCCGAGCTGGAGCGCGCCGATGTTGCCCTGTCGCCGTTGGAGCTGGATGCGGTGCAATTTGGCGAGGCGGTGCTGAGGATTCCGGACCTGGTTGGTCTGGAGCAGAAGCTGGCGGATGCCGGATTGATCTGA
- a CDS encoding 16S rRNA (uracil(1498)-N(3))-methyltransferase, with the protein MRLSRFFIDAPLALGQHELPEAQAHYIGRVLRHVVGDAVQLFDGSGQEYRGELIEVGKKSVRVELREAFAGQIESPLHTHLGQGLSRGERMDWAIQKATELGANEISLIVSERCEVRLKDERADKRMAHWRQVAISACEQCGRSVLPIIHPPISLTDWLTQVSADLKLVLHPVAEPWASHPQPKSLAFLIGPEGGLSDNEVSQAKAQGFHAARLGPRVLRTETTPVVALSVAQQLWGDF; encoded by the coding sequence ATGCGCCTATCCCGTTTCTTTATCGATGCCCCCCTCGCCCTCGGCCAGCACGAGCTGCCGGAAGCCCAGGCCCACTACATCGGCCGCGTGCTGCGGCATGTCGTGGGCGATGCGGTGCAGCTGTTCGATGGCAGCGGCCAGGAGTACCGCGGCGAGCTGATCGAAGTGGGCAAGAAAAGCGTACGTGTCGAGTTGCGCGAAGCCTTTGCCGGCCAGATCGAATCACCGCTGCATACTCATTTGGGCCAGGGCCTGTCGCGCGGCGAACGCATGGATTGGGCAATTCAGAAAGCCACCGAACTGGGTGCCAACGAAATCAGCCTTATTGTCAGTGAGCGCTGCGAAGTGCGCCTCAAGGATGAACGCGCCGACAAGCGCATGGCGCACTGGCGGCAAGTGGCAATCAGCGCCTGCGAGCAATGCGGCCGCTCGGTGCTGCCGATCATTCACCCGCCCATCAGCCTTACAGATTGGCTGACGCAGGTTTCAGCTGACCTCAAGCTGGTGTTGCACCCGGTCGCCGAGCCCTGGGCCAGCCATCCGCAGCCTAAGTCACTGGCCTTTCTGATTGGCCCGGAAGGCGGCCTGAGTGACAACGAAGTAAGCCAGGCGAAAGCTCAGGGTTTTCACGCCGCGCGCCTCGGCCCCCGGGTACTGCGCACGGAGACCACGCCGGTAGTGGCGCTAAGCGTGGCGCAGCAGTTGTGGGGCGATTTCTAG